The following DNA comes from Lentibacillus sp. Marseille-P4043.
CTCAGACTTTAAATTCTTGAGTGGCTCAACACAAACTTCAGAAGAAACAATTGAGTGGGAAGATGGTAACACATACCCATTAATTAAAGTTGAGATCAGCTCAGATTCACACCCATTCTACACAGGTAAACAAAAAGCTGACAAAGTCGGTGGCCGCGTAGACCGATTCAAGAAAAAATATAATATGAAGTAAAAAGTGGAGCCGACCGGTTAGGGGCGAAACTAACTTTTTAAAAAAGAATGTTCGACTATGAATACCACGTTCAGTGGCAACATCGAACAAACCTACATCCCGTAGGCGCAAAAACAGGCAAATTGTCTAAACGTTGCCTGTTTTTTTACTTTTATAATACAAAAGATTAATAATAGCTGATTTCTAAAAGTGGTTTGTTTAGAATTAAGACGTAAAAACAAGTTAGAAGCTCTGAGCAGCCAGAATACACGTAGACTCCTTGAAAAAGGGAAATCGCTTTTTCTGCGTGCGATGCATCGCTGACGAAGCCTTCCTTGTCCTGCGGGAATAGTGGCTAATGTGAGACCCCACAGCGAGGTACGAGCGAGGAGGCTCACGGGTCACCCGCGGAAAGCGAAGTGTATTCTGGCTGCGGTTTAAATAACGATAAATTTTACGTAAAGAGCCATAATACAAAAGATAAATGATATATTTTGCAAAATTAGTGGTAAAACTACTACATATGTAAACCGCTAAGAAGGGAGAGACCCG
Coding sequences within:
- a CDS encoding type B 50S ribosomal protein L31 translates to MKKDIHPEYRKVVFLDTSSDFKFLSGSTQTSEETIEWEDGNTYPLIKVEISSDSHPFYTGKQKADKVGGRVDRFKKKYNMK